CGAGTTCGTCGACGGTTTCGGCGGGGAGTTCGTGGTAGGTCATCGTCGCGAACGCGCCGTCCAGCGCGTCGTCGTCGAACGGCAACTCGTCGGCGCCGCTCGTGACGAGTTCGACGTTCTCGGGGACGCCCTTCTCGCGGTAGCGGTCGTGCATCGCCGCCTGCACATCGAGGGCGTAGACCGTGCCGGCGTGCGGTGCCACGTCGTCGGTGAAAAAGCCCGTACCGCTGCCCACGTCGACGACCGCGTCGTCGGGAGCGGGGTCGAACGCCCAGAGCAGTTCTTCCGCCGAGCAGCTGCGATAGCGGCGCGCGGCGTCCTCCAGTCGGTCGGCGTCCGCGGCGGGGAAGGTGTGGTGGCCCATCGCTTCGAGGTTGCGGTCGCCCGGGGAAATAGGTCCGGTCCCGGCCGGCGACGGGCTCGGTCGTTCGCGTAGCGGGTGCGATCCGGGCCGGTCCCGCTCAGAACTCCCCGTCGACGATGTCCGCGACCACCCCGCGGTCGAACAGCCGTTCCTCGGCGGGGATGTCGGGATAGGCTTCACCGTCGACGTAGCCCGGCCACTCGCCGAACCGCTCCGGATAGAACTGCTTGGCGGTCATCTCTAGCTGGAAGAGGTTCATCAGCGGGCCCTGCCGCGGGTTGCCGGACGCGTAGAGGCGGTCGTTCCGGACGGCCGCCAGTTCCGATCCCACGCCGTGGTCGCGGATGGACGCTTTCGCGTCGGCGACGTCGTAGTACGACGAGATCCCGTGGTTCATGATGACGACGTCCGGGTCCGCATCGAGCATCGCCTCGTAGTCGACGAGCTTGCCGCCGTACTCGCCCGTCTCGATGTCCGCGAAGACGTCGACGGCGTCCAGCGGGCGAGTGTGCGCGAAGAAGTACCCCGGCTGGTTGAGCTTGTGGACGTAGAACGCGTCCTCCGAGAGCCGGGGGTACACCATCCCGACCGTGGGCCGGTCGTCCGGCGACGGGAGCTTCGATCGCACGTGGCGCAGGAGCCCCTCTTTGACCTCGTGCAGTCGCTCGAATCGGTCCCGTTCCCGCAACACCGCGGCGTACTTCTCGGTGAGCTCCCACAGCGTGTAGTACCGATACGAATCGCGCCAGGACTCGGGCGGTCGGCGGTGTTTTCGACTGTACATGTTACCGAAGAACGGTCCGACGGTCCCCGCGACCTCGTCGATGTCGGATCCGCTCCACCCGTCGAGCGAACTGACGTACGCCGGATCGAGGAAGTGGACGTCACTGTCCAGTTCGTACAGCGTCTCCTTGCTGAAATTGCCCGCCTCCCGGAAGTCGATCCAGTCGTTCGAGGTGTCCAGCGCGGAGTAGTAGAACTCCAGCGAGGGGACGGACGACGACGGACGCGACGTCGATTTCACCGCAGCGCCGTGGCCGAGAGCCGCCGCGATATCGATTTCGACCGTCGAACTCGCCAACACGTCCCGCGGAACGGCCTCGAACGTCACCGTTCCCATCGGCGCCATCGTCACCGAATACGAGCCGTCGTCGGGCGCGTCCGTCTCGGTGGTCGCCGGCGTCTCGGTGGTCGTCGCAGTCCCGGTGGCCGCCGCCGTCTCAGCCTCCGTGTCGTTCGAAGTTGACGCCGATCCGCGGGCGTCACTCGGACACCCCGCGAACAGGCCACCGCCGATGACCGCGCCGCCGTATTTCACGTACTCCCGCCGCGTCGGTGCTTCGTGACCGCTGTCGTCGTCTGCCATGCGAATTAGGCTCGCCTAAAGACTGATAATGGCTTCGATTCTTAGGCAGGCCTAAAACGTGTGAACGGTCGAACGTTCGCCCGCCCCGAACGGGGGGACCGGGCGGTGACCGGCCGCGCGGTCGACCCCCACCCTTAACCCTCCCTCCGGCGAACCCGCAGTCATGGCCGACCTGCTCGTCTACGGTTCGTACGGCTACACCGGGCGACTCGTCGTCGACGAGGCGACCGACCGCGGGCTCGACGTGGTCGTCGCCGGTCGCGACCGCGACGCCGTCGAGAACCAGGCGATCCGGCAGGGCTGCGAGGAGCGCGTGTTCGCGCTCGACGAGCCGCGACTGCTCGACCTGGCGCTGGAGGAGGTCGAAGCCGTCCTCAACTGCGCGGGTCCGTTCGCCCGGACGGCCGAACCGGTGGTCGAGGGGTGTCTGCGGACCGGCACGCACTACCTCGATATCACCGGGGAGATCGAGGTGTTCGAGCGCCTCGCCGCCGAGGACGAGCGGGCCGAGAAGGCGGGGATCACGGTCCTCCCCGGCGTCGGTTTCGACGTGGTCCCGACGGACTGCCTGGCGGCCCACCTCGCAGAGCGACTCCCCGAGGCCGACCGGCTCGCGCTCGGGTTCGAGGCGTCGGGCGGGATCTCACCGGGCACCGCGAAGACGGCCGTCCGCGGGCTCGGCGGCGGCGGCGCCGTCCGGCGCGACGGGCGCATCGAATCGGCACCCATTGGCGGAGACACCCGCCGGATCGACTTCGGCCGGGGCGAGCGGACCGCGATGGCGGTCCCCTGGGGCGACGTGTCGACGGCGTACCACACCACCGGGATCGGCGACGTCGCGGTCTACACCGCCGTCCCCTCGTGGGCGCCGCGCGCGGCTCGCGTCGCCGGGATCGTCGGTCCGCTCGCCGGTTCCGGCCCGGTCCAGTCGCTGCTCGAATCGCTGATCGACGCCCGCGTCGACGGCCCCGACGAGCGCGTGCGCCGCGAGGGCGAGAGCTACGTGTGGGGCGAGGCGCGACGACTGGACGCGCCTCGAAGCGA
The window above is part of the Halosimplex rubrum genome. Proteins encoded here:
- a CDS encoding saccharopine dehydrogenase family protein, producing MADLLVYGSYGYTGRLVVDEATDRGLDVVVAGRDRDAVENQAIRQGCEERVFALDEPRLLDLALEEVEAVLNCAGPFARTAEPVVEGCLRTGTHYLDITGEIEVFERLAAEDERAEKAGITVLPGVGFDVVPTDCLAAHLAERLPEADRLALGFEASGGISPGTAKTAVRGLGGGGAVRRDGRIESAPIGGDTRRIDFGRGERTAMAVPWGDVSTAYHTTGIGDVAVYTAVPSWAPRAARVAGIVGPLAGSGPVQSLLESLIDARVDGPDERVRREGESYVWGEARRLDAPRSERQGREQVETDDGERAVSRLVAPETYRLTRLAAVEIAERVVAGDAPTGFRTPAGAFGPDLVLDIEGVERTDEPVETGP
- a CDS encoding class I SAM-dependent methyltransferase, with translation MGHHTFPAADADRLEDAARRYRSCSAEELLWAFDPAPDDAVVDVGSGTGFFTDDVAPHAGTVYALDVQAAMHDRYREKGVPENVELVTSGADELPFDDDALDGAFATMTYHELPAETVDELARVLRPGGRVAVVDWTAEGPGERGPPADERYDADHAAAAFEAAGFSVAFRATRSETFLFVATLDGD
- a CDS encoding ABC transporter substrate-binding protein yields the protein MADDDSGHEAPTRREYVKYGGAVIGGGLFAGCPSDARGSASTSNDTEAETAAATGTATTTETPATTETDAPDDGSYSVTMAPMGTVTFEAVPRDVLASSTVEIDIAAALGHGAAVKSTSRPSSSVPSLEFYYSALDTSNDWIDFREAGNFSKETLYELDSDVHFLDPAYVSSLDGWSGSDIDEVAGTVGPFFGNMYSRKHRRPPESWRDSYRYYTLWELTEKYAAVLRERDRFERLHEVKEGLLRHVRSKLPSPDDRPTVGMVYPRLSEDAFYVHKLNQPGYFFAHTRPLDAVDVFADIETGEYGGKLVDYEAMLDADPDVVIMNHGISSYYDVADAKASIRDHGVGSELAAVRNDRLYASGNPRQGPLMNLFQLEMTAKQFYPERFGEWPGYVDGEAYPDIPAEERLFDRGVVADIVDGEF